The following proteins come from a genomic window of Pseudomonas sp. J452:
- a CDS encoding response regulator: MSQPIRILFVDDEERILRSLALQFRRDYEVLTESDPRRALERLRHEQVQVIVSDQRMPQMSGAELLAQARELQPDAMRILLTGYSDLEAAIEALNDGGIFRYLTKPWDPQEMAFTLRQAAQIAQSQQQLPARATLPSAPQGLNVLLLDDAEETFDCVGAFCMTGGHRLLRAASLSEALQVLNSERVDLLVSDLRLAGEDTAPLLKSLAQAHPKLLSLVVTPFCDTQALLKLINEAQIFRYLPKPIRRGLFDKGLRAAAEQALIYRAQPQQVVTRLAEVPREQPERERVGSLLGMLGRLRERLSA, translated from the coding sequence ATGAGCCAACCGATTCGCATCCTTTTCGTCGACGACGAGGAGCGCATCCTGCGCAGCCTGGCCCTGCAGTTTCGCCGCGACTACGAGGTGCTCACCGAGAGCGATCCGCGCCGCGCCCTGGAACGCCTGCGCCATGAGCAGGTGCAGGTGATCGTCAGCGACCAGCGCATGCCGCAGATGAGCGGCGCCGAGCTGCTGGCCCAGGCCCGTGAGCTGCAGCCGGACGCCATGCGCATCCTGCTCACCGGCTATTCCGACCTGGAGGCGGCGATTGAGGCGTTGAACGATGGCGGCATCTTTCGCTACCTGACCAAGCCCTGGGACCCGCAGGAGATGGCCTTCACCCTGCGCCAGGCCGCACAGATTGCCCAGAGTCAGCAACAGCTGCCGGCGCGTGCCACATTGCCAAGCGCGCCGCAGGGCTTGAACGTGCTGCTGCTGGATGACGCCGAGGAAACCTTCGACTGTGTAGGCGCCTTCTGCATGACCGGTGGCCACCGTCTGCTGCGCGCCGCCAGCCTGAGCGAGGCGCTACAGGTACTCAACAGCGAGCGGGTCGATCTGCTGGTCAGCGACCTGCGCCTGGCCGGTGAAGATACTGCGCCGCTGCTCAAGAGCCTGGCCCAGGCCCATCCCAAGTTGCTCAGCCTGGTGGTGACGCCGTTCTGCGATACCCAGGCGCTACTCAAGCTGATCAACGAGGCGCAGATCTTTCGCTACCTGCCCAAGCCGATCCGCCGCGGCCTGTTCGACAAGGGCCTGCGTGCCGCTGCCGAACAGGCGCTGATCTATCGCGCACAGCCGCAGCAGGTGGTCACGCGTCTGGCCGAGGTGCCGCGCGAGCAGCCCGAACGGGAGCGGGTCGGCAGCCTGCTGGGCATGCTCGGCCGCCTGCGTGAGCGGCTCAGTGCGTGA
- a CDS encoding sensor histidine kinase: MQRFGRDLWGRKPVSEVMNPAPLVVSLHTSLEEAARQITAQLQSPIRDDFILIDEQGRYRGLGTVLDLLKAMESRVAQRNRVLRKALIDLKESQAQLVQSEKMASLGQMVAGVAHELNTPLGYVKNNVQLLHELTSPLLELAAAQARLGDCLSDPGCDEVQLAAAFADAARARELAAPELLADDLAQLFDDTTYGLQQIGELVVGLKDFARLDRAMSEEVDLNDCIRSALLIARNNIKDKAEVQQQLGELPRIACAPSQINQVLLNLLNNAAQAMDGFGCIQVKSWAQAQQVLISVQDNGRGMPPEVLKRIFDPFFTTKPVGQGTGLGLSISFKIIQDHGGSIRVVSEPGRGTRFLISLPCSQAAALQRSA, encoded by the coding sequence ATGCAGCGCTTCGGCCGCGACCTGTGGGGGCGCAAGCCGGTAAGCGAGGTGATGAACCCGGCACCGCTGGTGGTCAGCCTGCACACCAGCCTGGAGGAGGCGGCGCGGCAGATCACCGCGCAGCTGCAGTCGCCGATCCGCGACGACTTCATCCTGATCGATGAACAAGGCCGGTATCGCGGCCTGGGCACCGTGCTCGACCTGCTCAAGGCCATGGAAAGCCGGGTGGCGCAACGCAACCGGGTGCTGCGCAAGGCGCTGATCGACCTCAAGGAGTCCCAGGCGCAGCTGGTGCAGTCGGAAAAGATGGCCTCGCTGGGGCAGATGGTCGCCGGCGTGGCCCACGAGCTGAACACCCCGCTGGGCTATGTGAAGAACAATGTGCAGCTGCTGCACGAACTGACCAGCCCGCTGCTGGAACTGGCCGCAGCCCAGGCCCGACTCGGCGACTGCCTGAGCGACCCAGGCTGTGACGAGGTGCAGCTGGCGGCGGCCTTCGCTGATGCCGCCCGCGCCCGCGAGCTGGCCGCCCCGGAGCTGCTGGCCGATGACCTCGCGCAGCTGTTCGACGACACCACCTATGGCCTGCAGCAGATCGGCGAACTGGTGGTCGGCCTCAAGGATTTCGCCCGCCTGGACCGCGCCATGAGCGAGGAGGTCGATCTCAATGACTGCATCCGCAGCGCCCTGCTGATCGCCCGCAACAACATCAAGGACAAGGCCGAGGTGCAGCAGCAGCTCGGCGAGCTGCCGCGCATTGCCTGCGCGCCCTCGCAGATCAACCAGGTGCTGCTCAACCTGCTGAACAACGCGGCCCAGGCCATGGACGGCTTCGGCTGCATCCAGGTGAAGAGCTGGGCGCAGGCGCAGCAGGTGCTGATTTCCGTGCAGGACAACGGCCGCGGTATGCCGCCCGAGGTGCTCAAGCGCATCTTCGATCCGTTCTTCACCACCAAACCGGTCGGCCAGGGCACCGGCCTGGGCCTGTCGATCAGCTTCAAGATCATCCAGGACCACGGTGGCAGCATCCGCGTGGTATCCGAGCCGGGGCGCGGCACGCGCTTCCTTATCAGCCTGCCGTGCAGCCAGGCGGCTGCCCTGCAACGGAGCGCATGA
- a CDS encoding ethanolamine ammonia-lyase subunit EutB, giving the protein MPYQTTVGSQVYRFGDLKTLLAKASPARSGDYLAGLAAATYEERMAAKLALADVPLKTFLNEALIPYEQDEVTRLIIDRHDARAFAPISHLTVGDLRDWLLLDSTDSATLSAVAMGLTPEMVAATSKLMRNQDLILVARKCRVITRFRNTIGLPGHLSVRLQPNHPTDDVRGIAASLLDGLLYGSGDATVGINPASDSLPTLMRLWQMMDEVRQHFDIPMQSCVLTHVTTQIQAIEAGAPIDLVFQSIAGSEKTNASFGVSLAILKEAHEAALSLKRGTIGDNLMYFETGQGSALSAGGHHGVDQQTCETRAYAVAREFKPLLVNTVVGFIGPEYLYDGKQIIRAGLEDHFCAKLLGLPMGCDVCYTNHAEADQDDMDSLLTLLGAAGLSFIMGIPGADDIMLNYQSTSFHDALYLRSVLGLKRAPEFDAWLTRMAITEPCGALREIGRGHHLLKQLPFVSGAA; this is encoded by the coding sequence ATGCCCTACCAGACCACCGTCGGCAGCCAGGTCTATCGCTTCGGCGACCTCAAGACCCTGCTGGCAAAGGCCAGCCCGGCGCGCTCCGGCGACTACCTGGCCGGCCTCGCCGCCGCCACCTACGAAGAACGCATGGCGGCCAAGCTGGCCCTGGCCGATGTGCCGCTGAAAACCTTCCTCAATGAGGCGCTGATTCCCTACGAGCAGGACGAAGTCACCCGCCTGATCATCGACCGCCACGACGCGCGCGCCTTCGCCCCGATCAGCCACCTCACCGTCGGCGACCTGCGCGACTGGTTGCTGCTCGACTCCACCGACAGCGCCACCCTGAGTGCCGTGGCCATGGGTCTGACCCCGGAGATGGTCGCTGCGACGAGCAAGCTGATGCGCAACCAGGACCTGATCCTGGTGGCCAGGAAGTGCCGGGTGATCACCCGTTTTCGCAACACCATCGGCCTGCCCGGCCACCTCTCGGTGCGCCTGCAGCCCAACCACCCGACTGACGATGTACGCGGCATCGCCGCCAGCCTGCTCGACGGCCTGCTGTATGGCTCCGGCGACGCCACCGTCGGCATCAACCCGGCCAGCGATTCGCTGCCGACCCTGATGCGCCTGTGGCAGATGATGGACGAGGTGCGCCAGCACTTCGACATCCCCATGCAGAGCTGCGTGCTCACCCACGTCACCACGCAGATCCAGGCCATCGAGGCCGGCGCGCCGATCGACCTGGTGTTCCAGTCGATCGCCGGCAGCGAGAAGACCAACGCCAGCTTCGGCGTGTCGCTGGCCATCCTCAAGGAAGCCCACGAGGCGGCGCTGAGCCTCAAACGCGGAACAATCGGCGACAATCTGATGTACTTCGAGACCGGCCAGGGCAGCGCGCTGTCGGCCGGCGGCCACCATGGCGTCGACCAGCAGACCTGCGAGACCCGCGCCTATGCAGTAGCCCGCGAGTTCAAGCCACTGCTGGTCAATACCGTGGTCGGTTTCATCGGCCCGGAGTATCTGTACGACGGCAAACAGATCATCCGCGCCGGCCTGGAAGACCACTTCTGCGCCAAGCTGCTCGGCCTGCCGATGGGCTGCGACGTGTGCTACACCAACCATGCCGAAGCCGACCAGGATGACATGGACAGCCTGCTGACCCTGCTCGGCGCGGCCGGCCTCAGCTTCATCATGGGCATCCCCGGCGCCGACGACATCATGCTCAACTACCAGAGCACCTCGTTCCACGACGCGCTGTACCTGCGCTCGGTGCTGGGCCTCAAGCGCGCCCCGGAATTCGATGCCTGGCTGACGCGCATGGCGATCACCGAGCCTTGCGGCGCGCTGCGCGAGATCGGCCGTGGCCACCACCTGCTCAAACAACTGCCCTTCGTTTCAGGAGCCGCCTGA
- the eutC gene encoding ethanolamine ammonia-lyase subunit EutC, which produces MSDKDLTQHNPWDELRAHTSARIALGRVGCSLPTREVLKFGLAHAQARDAVHRPLDFAELKQQLRHAGFRSLQVHSSAADRQTYLLRPDYGRHLSEECRVRLLHELAAPELAIVLADGLSSVAIQRHALPLLELFRERFDTDWANTPVVLAEQGRVAIGDGIGEALRARLVIVLIGERPGLSSPDSLGIYLTYQPGVGKMDSQRNCISNVRPEGLPYALAAHKLEFLARQALRLQLSGVELKDDSSLLSVLGN; this is translated from the coding sequence ATGAGCGATAAGGACCTGACCCAACACAACCCCTGGGACGAACTGCGCGCACACACCTCGGCGCGCATCGCCCTGGGCCGGGTCGGCTGCAGCCTGCCGACCCGCGAAGTGCTCAAGTTCGGCCTGGCCCACGCCCAGGCCCGCGACGCCGTGCACCGCCCACTGGATTTCGCCGAACTCAAACAGCAGCTGCGCCACGCCGGCTTCCGCAGCCTGCAGGTACACAGCAGCGCCGCCGACCGGCAGACCTACCTGCTGCGCCCGGACTACGGCCGTCACCTCAGCGAGGAATGCCGCGTGCGCCTGCTGCACGAGCTGGCCGCACCGGAACTGGCCATCGTCCTCGCCGATGGCCTGTCCTCGGTGGCCATCCAGCGCCATGCCCTGCCCCTGCTCGAGCTGTTTCGCGAGCGCTTCGATACCGACTGGGCCAACACCCCGGTGGTGCTGGCCGAACAGGGCCGCGTGGCGATCGGCGATGGTATCGGCGAGGCCCTGCGTGCGCGCCTGGTCATCGTACTGATCGGCGAACGGCCTGGACTGAGCTCTCCGGACAGCCTGGGCATCTACCTCACCTATCAGCCCGGCGTGGGCAAGATGGACAGCCAGCGCAACTGCATCTCCAATGTGCGCCCCGAGGGCCTGCCCTATGCCCTGGCCGCGCACAAACTGGAGTTCCTCGCCCGCCAGGCCCTGCGCCTGCAACTGTCCGGAGTCGAGCTGAAAGACGACAGCAGCCTGCTCAGTGTGCTGGGCAACTGA
- a CDS encoding DUF2897 family protein — protein MPWYAWLIMILALGSILGSLMLLRDSARKLPLSEEQLKRIHERNAEQDAKDAASR, from the coding sequence ATGCCCTGGTACGCCTGGTTAATCATGATCCTCGCCCTTGGCTCGATCCTCGGCAGCCTGATGCTGTTGCGCGACAGCGCCCGCAAGCTGCCGCTCAGCGAAGAACAGCTCAAGCGCATTCATGAGCGCAATGCCGAACAGGATGCCAAGGACGCCGCGAGCCGCTGA
- a CDS encoding amino acid ABC transporter substrate-binding protein, giving the protein MHSIVRLLLISLGLCLQPLAMAAELVRVGAYHFPPYVSKPESEQPGGLLPELLAQFNAVQQDYRFTLVPTSVTRRYRDFTQARYDLILFESPDWGWQDIELDKLDLHVSDAEVYVARAEPGRGQDYFNNLKGKRMALYNGYHYGFAGFNADQDYLTRTFKAVLTYSHDSNLLMLLHGRAELSVVPRSYLRLYQQSQPLQSQQLLVSERADQVYHHQALLRRGGPLGPDALARLLEGLQNSGQLPALLARYYLRPTTGEEHEQANPMQL; this is encoded by the coding sequence TTGCATTCGATTGTCAGGCTGTTGTTGATCTCGCTGGGCCTCTGCCTGCAACCGCTGGCCATGGCGGCAGAGTTGGTGCGGGTCGGCGCCTACCATTTCCCTCCTTATGTGAGCAAACCGGAGAGCGAGCAGCCTGGCGGGCTGTTACCCGAGCTGCTGGCGCAGTTCAATGCGGTGCAGCAGGATTATCGCTTCACGCTGGTGCCGACTTCGGTCACCCGACGCTATCGGGACTTCACCCAGGCGCGTTACGACCTGATTCTCTTCGAGTCGCCGGACTGGGGCTGGCAGGATATCGAGCTGGACAAGCTCGACCTGCATGTCAGCGATGCCGAGGTCTACGTCGCCCGTGCCGAACCTGGCCGCGGGCAGGACTACTTCAATAACCTCAAGGGCAAGCGGATGGCCCTCTACAACGGCTATCACTATGGTTTTGCCGGGTTCAATGCCGACCAGGACTACCTCACCCGTACCTTCAAGGCCGTGCTGACCTATTCCCATGACAGCAACCTGCTCATGCTGCTGCATGGGCGGGCCGAACTCAGCGTGGTGCCGCGCTCCTACCTGCGCCTCTACCAGCAGAGCCAGCCGCTGCAAAGCCAGCAGTTGCTGGTGTCCGAGCGCGCCGATCAGGTTTATCACCATCAGGCCTTGTTGCGCCGTGGCGGCCCGCTCGGGCCTGATGCCTTGGCGCGCTTGCTCGAAGGGCTGCAGAACAGTGGCCAGCTGCCGGCGCTGCTGGCGCGTTACTACCTGCGCCCTACGACGGGCGAAGAACATGAACAGGCCAACCCTATGCAGCTGTGA
- a CDS encoding TetR/AcrR family transcriptional regulator encodes MDDHKARAVMQQLVASGQVTDPESARGKLLQTAAHLFRSKGYERTTVRDLAGAVGIQSGSIFHHFKSKDEILRSVMEETVRYNTALMHAALADASDLRERVLALIRCELQSIMGGTGEAMGVLVYEWRSLSDEGRAHILALRDTYEQIWLDVLGEARAAGYVKGDPFILRRFLTGALSWTTTWFRPDGKMSLDQLAEEALQLVIKEA; translated from the coding sequence TTGGACGATCACAAGGCTCGCGCCGTGATGCAGCAACTGGTGGCCAGCGGCCAGGTGACCGACCCGGAAAGCGCCCGTGGCAAGCTGCTGCAGACCGCCGCCCACCTGTTCCGCAGCAAGGGCTACGAGCGCACCACGGTGCGTGACCTGGCCGGCGCGGTGGGTATTCAGTCCGGCAGCATCTTTCACCACTTCAAGAGCAAGGACGAAATCCTCCGCTCGGTGATGGAGGAAACGGTGCGCTACAACACCGCGCTGATGCACGCCGCCCTGGCCGATGCCAGCGATCTGCGCGAGCGTGTGCTGGCGCTGATCCGCTGCGAACTGCAGTCGATCATGGGCGGCACTGGCGAGGCCATGGGCGTGCTGGTGTATGAATGGCGCTCGCTGTCGGACGAGGGCCGCGCGCACATCCTCGCCCTGCGCGACACCTACGAGCAGATATGGCTGGACGTACTCGGCGAGGCGCGCGCGGCCGGCTACGTCAAGGGCGATCCGTTCATCCTGCGGCGCTTCCTCACCGGCGCGCTGAGCTGGACCACCACCTGGTTCCGCCCGGACGGCAAGATGAGCCTCGATCAGCTGGCCGAAGAGGCCTTGCAACTGGTGATCAAGGAAGCCTGA